In a single window of the Candidatus Nanosynbacter featherlites genome:
- a CDS encoding polyphenol oxidase family protein, translated as MAGAMIAADQPTCFPSDLLVAVSSKDDGTMLDRIRGRHVADVLENRRRFCDQLGINYDDVVYHVISYDQAQTFDTTIEVTEADTVKYNNEGIFADALYTEMAGVGLLLPVADCIATVIYDPKRRALMLAHLGRHSTVVQLMSQAVQYFVRRGSQVKDLKIWMSPSITQKNYCMDYFDHTNDTNWHNFCRQTADGIYLDMQGFNRSLAIQAGVPGDDIFISPIDTADNPNYFSHSSGDTAGRIAVVAMMRG; from the coding sequence GTGGCGGGCGCGATGATTGCGGCAGATCAGCCGACATGCTTTCCGTCTGATCTGTTAGTTGCGGTTTCGTCGAAAGACGACGGTACCATGCTTGATCGTATTCGTGGTCGTCACGTAGCCGACGTACTGGAGAATCGGCGGCGGTTTTGTGATCAACTTGGCATTAATTACGACGACGTTGTCTATCACGTGATTTCATATGACCAAGCACAAACGTTTGATACTACCATCGAAGTCACTGAAGCTGACACAGTGAAATACAACAACGAGGGGATTTTTGCTGACGCGCTCTATACCGAAATGGCTGGCGTCGGCTTGTTGTTACCAGTGGCGGACTGTATCGCCACCGTCATCTATGATCCAAAACGCCGGGCGCTTATGCTGGCACATTTGGGTCGGCATTCGACGGTTGTGCAGTTAATGTCTCAGGCGGTGCAGTATTTTGTTAGGCGGGGTAGTCAGGTAAAAGATTTAAAAATTTGGATGTCGCCAAGCATCACACAGAAAAATTATTGTATGGATTATTTTGATCATACAAATGATACAAATTGGCACAATTTCTGCCGTCAAACGGCTGATGGAATTTATCTGGATATGCAAGGGTTCAATCGTTCGTTGGCTATCCAGGCGGGCGTTCCTGGTGATGATATTTTCATTTCGCCAATTGATACGGCGGATAATCCAAATTATTTTTCGCACTCATCGGGTGATACGGCGGGGCGAATTGCAGTGGTAGCAATGATGCGCGGGTGA
- the rsmA gene encoding 16S rRNA (adenine(1518)-N(6)/adenine(1519)-N(6))-dimethyltransferase RsmA codes for MASARGPKKELGQHWLHDPEVLAEIAEAAELSKDDVVLEVGPGLGTLTSRLLARAGRVVAVEFDRDLARKLPGQFPGKNLQVINEDILQFDLNQLPTGYKVVANVPYYITSKIVEKLMTAENKPSLAVLLVQKEVAQRIAAEPGEMSILAVSAQLFAEAELDIEVPRQFFTPPPKVDSQVVVLRTCTEPLVAPEDHKAFFRVVKAGFSAKRKKLRSSLSGGLAISKDAAEQLLKKADISPDIRAEDLAIDDWQRILSEWRAR; via the coding sequence ATGGCGTCAGCGCGTGGGCCGAAAAAAGAATTAGGCCAGCACTGGCTGCACGACCCAGAGGTTTTGGCAGAGATTGCTGAGGCGGCGGAGCTGAGCAAAGATGATGTGGTTTTGGAGGTTGGGCCAGGACTTGGCACGTTGACCAGCCGGTTGTTGGCGCGAGCCGGGCGCGTGGTGGCAGTAGAATTTGACAGGGATTTGGCGCGCAAGTTACCGGGGCAATTTCCTGGTAAGAACCTGCAAGTGATCAATGAGGATATTTTGCAATTTGACTTAAATCAATTACCAACTGGCTATAAAGTAGTCGCCAATGTTCCATACTATATCACGAGCAAAATTGTCGAAAAGCTGATGACGGCGGAAAATAAGCCGAGTTTGGCGGTGCTACTGGTGCAAAAAGAAGTCGCCCAGCGCATCGCGGCGGAGCCTGGCGAAATGAGCATTTTAGCGGTTAGCGCGCAGCTGTTTGCCGAGGCGGAACTAGACATTGAAGTGCCACGGCAATTCTTTACGCCACCGCCAAAAGTTGATTCACAGGTGGTGGTATTGAGGACTTGCACCGAACCACTAGTCGCCCCTGAGGACCACAAAGCTTTTTTTCGCGTTGTTAAGGCTGGTTTTTCCGCCAAACGTAAAAAACTGCGCTCTAGCTTGAGTGGTGGACTAGCTATCAGTAAAGATGCTGCCGAACAGTTGTTAAAAAAGGCTGACATTTCACCTGATATCCGCGCCGAAGACCTGGCGATTGACGATTGGCAGCGAATACTGAGTGAGTGGCGGGCGCGATGA
- a CDS encoding G5 domain-containing protein — MKRYWFLLRTPKVAVMVTGLMAAVALTVFLAVSSVQRKLAQNTERESVHEYTVITEEPVQFEVQSAKSYAHAVGFKQVQQAGAVGSKQVTHSVKVKGDGTEIAKNKVAEQITNQPVAQIEIVGARLPNALTKAKSAQQFTDSRGISHRETYYDLPMNVVINACGGGGYMVRADGAKVDKDGYILVAANYGNYPRCSVVETSMGPGKVYDTGGFAVRHPHGFDLATDWTNGDGR, encoded by the coding sequence ATGAAGCGGTATTGGTTTTTACTGAGAACTCCAAAAGTAGCAGTGATGGTAACAGGATTGATGGCTGCAGTGGCATTAACTGTCTTTTTGGCGGTATCGTCAGTCCAAAGAAAACTCGCTCAAAATACTGAAAGAGAATCAGTTCACGAATATACCGTCATCACCGAAGAGCCGGTCCAGTTTGAGGTACAATCAGCAAAAAGTTACGCACACGCCGTTGGTTTTAAGCAGGTGCAACAGGCGGGTGCTGTTGGCTCTAAGCAAGTCACACATAGCGTGAAAGTGAAGGGTGATGGCACAGAAATTGCAAAAAATAAAGTTGCTGAACAAATTACCAATCAACCCGTGGCACAGATAGAGATTGTTGGTGCCAGGTTGCCCAATGCCTTGACCAAAGCCAAAAGTGCCCAGCAGTTTACCGACTCACGAGGTATATCACATCGCGAAACCTACTATGACTTGCCGATGAATGTCGTCATCAATGCCTGCGGCGGCGGTGGCTACATGGTGCGGGCAGACGGTGCCAAGGTAGACAAGGATGGCTACATTTTGGTGGCGGCAAATTATGGTAATTATCCGCGCTGCTCGGTAGTGGAAACCAGCATGGGTCCTGGCAAGGTGTATGATACCGGCGGTTTTGCCGTGCGACATCCACATGGGTTTGACCTGGCGACTGACTGGACGAACGGGGACGGACGTTAG
- a CDS encoding resuscitation-promoting factor has product MMIVVAIAVFGIASVKLVDNALARDQVQESNTAAPNGEKIVTIHDRGQERSIVTTVGTVKEALKAADISVDEKHDVVEPSLDTQLVSTKYNVNIYRARPVTVADGTHRVRVVTAQQTTPLIAQAAGVTIYPEDKTTIEPPSDFLLDGADVILKIHRATPLQLTLYGKTTEVRTMARTVGDLLREKNVTLGKDDGLSVPESTPITAGMHLSVWRNGKQTVTVEEEIAAPIEQVKDANRETGFKQVKEAGAPGKKNVTYEIEMRNGQEVSRRIIASVTTVEPKKRVEVVGAKSANTFSGSFSEALARLRSCEGSYTSNTGNGYYGAYQFDKRTWGGFGGYSVASEAPPSVQDEKAWQTYKARGWQPWPSCKVRMGLQDIYR; this is encoded by the coding sequence ATGATGATAGTCGTAGCGATTGCTGTCTTTGGAATTGCGAGCGTAAAGCTTGTCGACAATGCTTTGGCTCGGGATCAGGTTCAGGAATCAAATACGGCTGCTCCAAATGGCGAAAAGATAGTAACGATTCATGACCGGGGCCAAGAACGATCCATCGTCACTACTGTTGGGACCGTCAAAGAAGCCCTGAAGGCGGCCGATATTTCGGTTGATGAAAAGCATGATGTTGTTGAACCGAGCCTTGACACTCAGCTGGTGTCCACGAAGTATAACGTTAATATCTATCGTGCACGGCCAGTAACAGTGGCGGACGGCACACATCGAGTTCGTGTGGTGACCGCTCAGCAGACCACGCCACTGATAGCGCAAGCCGCGGGTGTGACCATTTACCCTGAAGATAAGACAACCATTGAACCGCCAAGCGATTTTTTGCTAGACGGTGCTGATGTTATTTTGAAAATTCACCGAGCTACGCCATTACAATTGACGCTTTATGGTAAAACTACAGAGGTGAGAACGATGGCTCGCACGGTTGGGGACCTATTACGCGAGAAAAATGTGACTTTGGGTAAAGATGATGGCTTGTCCGTTCCTGAGTCAACACCCATCACCGCTGGCATGCATTTGAGTGTTTGGCGTAATGGTAAGCAGACGGTTACTGTTGAAGAAGAGATTGCCGCCCCTATTGAACAGGTCAAGGATGCTAACCGAGAAACTGGCTTCAAGCAGGTCAAAGAAGCCGGCGCACCAGGTAAAAAGAACGTTACCTATGAGATTGAGATGAGAAATGGGCAGGAAGTCTCGCGCCGGATCATTGCCAGTGTTACAACTGTTGAGCCAAAGAAGCGAGTTGAGGTGGTGGGTGCCAAGAGTGCAAATACCTTCTCTGGTAGTTTTTCTGAGGCATTGGCACGGTTGAGAAGTTGTGAAGGAAGTTATACATCAAACACCGGAAACGGCTATTATGGTGCCTATCAGTTTGACAAGCGCACATGGGGAGGCTTTGGTGGTTATTCGGTAGCTTCTGAGGCTCCGCCGTCAGTGCAGGACGAAAAAGCATGGCAGACATACAAAGCCCGCGGTTGGCAACCATGGCCAAGTTGTAAGGTAAGGATGGGTCTACAGGATATCTATCGGTAA
- a CDS encoding ATP-dependent helicase: MDILTELNPEQLRAVKHESGPLLILAGAGSGKTKTLTHRIAYLVSQKNVWPSHILAVTFTNKAAKEMRQRLAVLLHENPDDRRFMSWMGTFHSICVRILRMDGMALGLDKRFVIYDTDDQLSLIKQIMKTYNMTDRDIKPRSVLSAISHAKNDMIDPEAYAASASSPVQQRIAALFQAYEKALRQAAALDFDDLLLKVVELFKTHPDIRQKWQQQFQHILIDEYQDTNTVQYTLIKLLVGPERNLSVVGDDAQSIYSFRGADYTNILNFERDFPGAVVIKLEQNYRSTGSILHLANSLIQHNVNRTDKNLWTNSGDGAEPQLWQLYSEAEEAQVIANEIRRQLNVGRSPDDIAVLYRTNAQSYAIERALRQNYLPYKIVGGLRFLDRAVVKDVLAYLRLLYQPSDRMSFSRIVNVPKRGIGAVSVAKFLAWNDEQGTPIIDGLLAVNEAQGLTPRAKHSLHELGVLLSDLQKSIDEAPADVIEKIIDQTGYGAFINDGSVQSEEKMENLGVLVAEAKAYVDVPTFLEEMALMSASDDQAQEQIILMTLHAAKGLEFPVVFLTGLEEGILPHSRVFDGGKSEDVEEERRLCYVGITRARQELFITCASSRTQFGQIAYNLPSRFLDEMGILSGGLDKPASSSFVPEPEFYSDEIGLDVGDRVRSPQFGVGEIMEVDGLAVVVAFENDKTKKLNVEFARLEKC; the protein is encoded by the coding sequence ATGGATATATTGACGGAACTGAATCCAGAGCAACTCCGGGCAGTTAAGCATGAATCTGGGCCATTGTTGATTTTGGCTGGTGCTGGTAGTGGCAAAACGAAGACATTGACGCACCGCATAGCGTATTTGGTGTCACAGAAGAATGTTTGGCCAAGCCATATTTTGGCAGTAACGTTTACGAACAAGGCTGCCAAAGAGATGAGGCAGCGACTAGCTGTGTTACTGCACGAAAATCCAGACGACCGTCGGTTTATGTCGTGGATGGGAACATTTCACAGCATTTGTGTTCGCATCTTGCGCATGGATGGGATGGCTTTGGGTCTGGACAAACGATTTGTGATTTATGACACAGATGACCAATTGAGCTTGATTAAACAAATTATGAAAACGTACAATATGACCGACCGTGACATCAAGCCGCGTTCGGTATTGTCCGCCATCTCTCACGCTAAAAATGACATGATAGATCCGGAGGCGTATGCGGCGTCAGCATCAAGCCCTGTGCAGCAGCGCATCGCTGCGCTATTTCAGGCATACGAGAAGGCACTTCGTCAGGCGGCGGCCCTTGATTTTGATGACTTACTACTGAAGGTTGTTGAATTGTTCAAGACGCATCCTGACATTCGTCAAAAATGGCAGCAGCAATTTCAGCACATTCTGATCGACGAGTATCAAGACACCAACACGGTGCAATACACGTTGATTAAATTATTGGTTGGGCCGGAGCGCAATTTGTCAGTGGTTGGTGATGACGCCCAGTCGATCTACAGTTTTCGTGGCGCTGACTATACCAATATCCTCAATTTTGAACGGGATTTTCCTGGGGCGGTAGTCATCAAACTGGAACAAAATTATCGTTCGACTGGCTCAATTTTGCATTTGGCAAATAGTCTCATCCAACATAACGTCAATCGGACTGACAAAAATCTATGGACCAACAGTGGTGATGGTGCGGAGCCGCAGCTGTGGCAGCTGTACTCTGAAGCTGAAGAGGCTCAGGTGATTGCCAATGAGATTCGTCGTCAGTTGAATGTCGGACGCTCACCAGATGACATCGCTGTGTTGTATCGGACCAATGCCCAAAGTTACGCAATTGAGCGGGCGCTGCGCCAAAACTATTTGCCATACAAAATTGTGGGCGGATTGCGATTTTTGGATCGAGCGGTCGTCAAAGATGTTTTGGCGTATTTGCGGCTGCTCTATCAGCCGAGCGACAGGATGAGTTTTTCACGCATTGTCAACGTGCCGAAACGAGGTATTGGCGCGGTGAGTGTGGCTAAATTTTTGGCGTGGAATGATGAGCAAGGGACGCCTATTATCGATGGGTTATTGGCGGTGAACGAGGCGCAGGGGCTGACGCCACGTGCCAAGCATTCACTGCATGAGCTCGGGGTGTTGCTCAGTGATTTGCAAAAGTCGATTGACGAGGCGCCGGCTGACGTGATTGAAAAAATTATTGACCAGACAGGGTACGGCGCATTCATCAATGACGGCAGCGTGCAATCAGAAGAAAAAATGGAAAACCTGGGCGTCCTGGTGGCTGAGGCTAAAGCCTATGTTGATGTACCGACGTTTTTGGAGGAAATGGCATTGATGTCTGCTAGCGATGATCAAGCACAAGAGCAAATCATCCTGATGACACTGCACGCCGCGAAGGGCTTGGAATTTCCAGTAGTGTTTCTGACTGGCTTGGAGGAAGGGATATTACCACACTCCCGCGTGTTTGATGGCGGCAAGTCTGAGGACGTCGAAGAAGAACGGCGGCTTTGCTATGTCGGTATCACGCGTGCTCGCCAAGAATTATTCATCACCTGTGCTAGCTCCAGGACGCAATTTGGACAAATAGCGTACAATTTGCCGTCACGATTTTTAGACGAGATGGGTATTTTGAGCGGCGGCTTGGACAAGCCTGCTTCGTCGAGTTTTGTCCCCGAACCTGAATTTTACAGTGATGAAATTGGTTTGGATGTTGGCGACAGGGTGCGCAGTCCACAATTTGGTGTTGGTGAGATCATGGAAGTTGATGGCTTAGCGGTGGTGGTGGCCTTTGAAAATGATAAAACCAAAAAGCTCAACGTTGAGTTTGCTCGATTAGAAAAGTGCTAG